One segment of Eschrichtius robustus isolate mEscRob2 chromosome 3, mEscRob2.pri, whole genome shotgun sequence DNA contains the following:
- the SPATA46 gene encoding spermatogenesis-associated protein 46, protein MENFSLLSISEPRISSSALSTFPDITSSRATSLPGIAKTVFPTEASSPAQALLPQHQSSALRHGVHNTVFSPDCILGDPPNREQLRWNCTIYRPWFSPYSYFVCKDKESHLETYSFPEVQRDEGRGDNCLPEDTAESICSSSSSPENTCPQEATKKSRHGLDSTDYITSQDILMASKWYPAQQKGYKCAGCCRMYPTLHSLKSHIKGGFKEGFSCKVYYRKLKTFWGKEQKVRPGDRLSSGSCQAFK, encoded by the exons ATGGAGAACTTCTCACTCCTCAGCATTTCTGAACCTCGAATCTCTTCCTCTGCTCTGAGCACTTTTCCTGATATCACGTCCTCACGTGCCACCAGCTTGCCAG GCATTGCAAAGACGGTGTTTCCCACTGAGGcgtccagcccagcccaggccctgctACCCCAGCACCAAAGCAGCGCTCTCCGGCATGGGGTGCACAACACAGTGTTCTCACCAG ACTGCATCTTGGGGGACCCCCCAAACAGAGAGCAGCTGAGGTGGAACTGCACCATCTACCGGCCCTGGTTCTCCCCTTACAGCTACTTTGTATGCAAGGACAAAGAGAGCCACCTGGAGACCTACAGCTTCCCAGAGGTGCAGCGGGACGAGGGCAGGGGGGACAACTGCCTCCCAGAGGACACGGCTGAGAGCATCTGCTCGTCCTCTTCCTCCCCAGAGAACACCTGCCCCCAAGAGGCCACCAAGAAATCCAGGCACGGCCTGGATTCCACAGACTACATCACATCCCAGGACATCCTAATGGCCTCCAAGTGGTACCCGGCCCAGCAGAAAGGCTACAAGTGTGCGGGCTGCTGCCGTATGTACCCGACGCTGCACTCCCTCAAGAGCCACATCAAGGGGGGCTTCAAGGAGGGCTTCAGCTGCAAGGTGTACTATCGCAAGCTCAAAACCTTCTGGGGCAAGGAGCAGAAGGTCCGGCCGGGAGACAGGCTTTCCTCAGGCAGCTGCCAGGCCTTCAAGTAG